Proteins from a genomic interval of Rhodococcus rhodochrous:
- a CDS encoding NAD-dependent succinate-semialdehyde dehydrogenase codes for MTDATIVGTRVGVSDAVSRVSTGLFIDGEWVESTTGERFDVVAPATEEVVATVANGNADDARRAIETCARVQKQWAKTAPRERSVILRRAYELILDRQDEFATIMTTEMGKPFAEAKGEVAYAAEFFRWFSEEAVRIGGDVTSTGDGATRILVSKEPVGPCVLVTPWNFPLAMGTRKIGPAIAAGCTIVFKPSELTPLTSLALVDVLIEAGVPKGVLNVVPTTAPGEVVSTWMSSGIARKISFTGSTAVGIRLLEQASQHVMRSSMELGGNAPFIVFEDADLDRAVDGALAAKMRNMGEACTAANRIFVQRAVADRFAEKLAARMDALVVGDGLVEGTQVGPLVEEKALAKVERLVADAVERGARVVCGGSRSEGPGYFYPPTVLADVSKDSALMSEEIFGPVAPIVVFDTEDEVVEIANKTPWGLAGYIFTQDVDRSFRVSEALEVGMVGLNTGIVSNPAAPFGGIKASGLGREGSTIGIDEFLEVKYVAVPRR; via the coding sequence ATGACCGACGCAACGATTGTCGGGACACGGGTGGGCGTCTCCGACGCAGTGTCCCGAGTCAGCACTGGATTGTTCATCGACGGTGAGTGGGTCGAATCGACCACCGGCGAACGATTCGACGTCGTCGCCCCGGCGACCGAGGAGGTCGTCGCGACCGTCGCGAACGGCAACGCCGACGACGCCCGGCGTGCCATCGAGACCTGCGCTCGCGTGCAGAAACAGTGGGCGAAGACCGCTCCGCGCGAACGCAGCGTCATCCTTCGCCGGGCCTACGAGCTCATCCTGGACCGGCAGGACGAGTTCGCGACCATCATGACCACCGAGATGGGAAAGCCCTTCGCCGAGGCGAAGGGCGAGGTCGCCTACGCTGCAGAGTTCTTCCGGTGGTTCTCCGAGGAAGCCGTCCGCATCGGCGGTGATGTGACCAGCACCGGCGACGGCGCTACCCGTATTCTGGTGTCCAAGGAACCGGTGGGACCCTGTGTCCTCGTCACGCCGTGGAACTTCCCGCTCGCCATGGGCACTCGCAAGATCGGACCCGCGATCGCGGCCGGGTGCACCATCGTCTTCAAACCCTCGGAGCTGACGCCGTTGACCTCGCTGGCCCTGGTCGACGTGCTCATCGAGGCCGGTGTGCCGAAGGGTGTGCTGAACGTCGTGCCCACCACCGCACCCGGGGAGGTCGTCTCCACCTGGATGTCCAGCGGCATCGCACGCAAGATCAGTTTCACCGGTTCGACCGCGGTGGGCATCCGATTGCTCGAACAGGCATCCCAGCACGTCATGCGCAGCTCGATGGAACTGGGAGGGAATGCCCCGTTCATCGTGTTCGAGGACGCGGATCTCGACCGGGCCGTCGACGGCGCGCTCGCCGCGAAGATGCGCAACATGGGTGAGGCGTGCACCGCGGCGAACCGCATCTTCGTGCAGCGCGCGGTCGCCGATCGGTTCGCCGAGAAGCTCGCTGCCCGTATGGATGCCCTCGTTGTCGGGGACGGCCTGGTCGAGGGCACCCAGGTCGGTCCGCTGGTCGAGGAGAAGGCCCTGGCGAAGGTGGAACGTCTCGTCGCCGATGCCGTGGAACGCGGAGCGCGCGTCGTGTGCGGCGGTAGCCGGTCCGAGGGACCCGGCTACTTCTACCCACCCACCGTCCTCGCCGACGTGTCGAAGGACTCCGCATTGATGAGCGAGGAGATCTTCGGGCCGGTCGCACCCATCGTCGTCTTCGATACCGAGGACGAGGTCGTCGAGATCGCCAACAAAACGCCCTGGGGATTGGCCGGATACATCTTCACCCAGGACGTCGACCGCAGTTTCCGTGTCAGCGAAGCGCTCGAGGTCGGCATGGTCGGGCTGAACACCGGCATCGTGTCCAACCCCGCGGCACCGTTCGGCGGCATCAAGGCATCGGGTCTCGGACGTGAGGGGAGCACCATCGGTATCGACGAGTTCCTCGAGGTCAAGTACGTCGCTGTCCCTCGTCGCTGA